From Rhodopirellula islandica, the proteins below share one genomic window:
- a CDS encoding dockerin type I domain-containing protein: TAAGSTDSDGTIASYAWDLDGDGEYDDATGVTTAFAATAAGTFTVGVQVTDDEGATGVDTTTVTVSVVPATPGLVVNQSAGSTVVNENGTSDSVTVSLASQPTDDVTVTISSGDTGEISVGTAALTFTPDNWNVDQTFVVTGVADGIVDGDQTVDVTLTVSSQDADYAAISDSEIVATNQDTDTTPDIPAQIITPDFVVRPHLISAGSVQTAILFVAHATGTMTVVPIGTASVGESIRILDGDVQQVSQFVNGAAQATVNAGGLYAIIFEAHSSDRMYSVGSTAGTDAFSLTATNNFLQPTDTNGDSQTTALDALVVVNRLNEMSDAAGEPVSDPSWVDVNADGAVTALDALIVINQLNRSQDPGSDSTPAGESLEAWDLAAPVQVFSLPSANEDRTESEELGIDASVSEVASSNTSLNGGLLHQDLVDQAFCDAFIDGVDDDSDDSHTDLQLLTDDGFDLSWL, from the coding sequence TGACCGCGGCCGGTTCGACTGACAGTGACGGAACGATTGCCAGCTACGCCTGGGATCTCGACGGCGACGGCGAGTATGACGATGCCACGGGCGTGACCACGGCATTTGCAGCGACCGCCGCAGGAACATTCACCGTCGGCGTGCAAGTCACGGACGATGAAGGGGCGACGGGAGTTGATACCACGACCGTGACCGTTTCAGTGGTCCCGGCCACCCCCGGTTTGGTCGTCAACCAATCCGCCGGATCGACGGTGGTCAATGAAAATGGAACCAGTGACAGTGTGACCGTTTCTTTGGCCAGCCAGCCAACGGACGATGTCACCGTGACCATTTCCAGTGGTGACACGGGCGAAATTTCAGTGGGCACCGCTGCACTGACTTTCACCCCTGACAATTGGAATGTTGATCAGACGTTCGTCGTCACGGGAGTGGCCGACGGGATCGTTGATGGTGATCAAACGGTCGACGTGACGCTCACGGTGTCCAGTCAAGATGCAGATTACGCTGCGATTTCAGATTCTGAAATTGTTGCAACCAATCAGGACACGGACACCACACCGGACATCCCAGCTCAGATCATCACGCCGGACTTTGTTGTTCGTCCGCATCTGATCTCCGCGGGCAGTGTGCAGACCGCGATTCTGTTTGTCGCCCATGCCACGGGAACGATGACAGTTGTGCCCATCGGCACCGCGTCGGTGGGAGAAAGCATCCGCATTCTCGATGGCGACGTTCAGCAGGTCAGTCAGTTTGTGAACGGTGCCGCTCAAGCCACGGTGAACGCGGGTGGGCTGTATGCGATCATCTTTGAAGCCCATTCCAGCGACCGGATGTACTCCGTTGGTTCGACTGCCGGAACAGACGCTTTCTCGTTGACCGCAACAAACAACTTCTTGCAACCCACCGACACCAACGGTGATAGCCAGACCACGGCCTTGGATGCATTGGTGGTCGTCAATCGACTGAATGAAATGTCGGATGCAGCGGGAGAGCCTGTGTCGGATCCATCTTGGGTGGACGTCAACGCAGACGGTGCGGTCACGGCTTTGGATGCGTTGATCGTGATCAACCAGTTGAATCGAAGTCAGGATCCTGGATCGGACTCCACACCCGCCGGCGAGTCGCTCGAGGCATGGGATTTGGCTGCTCCGGTGCAAGTCTTCTCATTGCCAAGTGCTAATGAGGACAGGACTGAATCAGAAGAGTTGGGGATCGATGCTTCAGTGTCGGAAGTCGCCTCCTCCAACACTTCATTGAATGGTGGTCTCTTGCATCAAGATTTGGTGGATCAAGCGTTTTGCGATGCGTTCATCGATGGAGTGGATGACGATTCCGACGATTCGCACACCGATCTGCAACTCTTGACCGACGACGGGTTCGATCTGAGTTGGCTATGA
- a CDS encoding sulfatase-like hydrolase/transferase, translating into MKSKLKESEMTQTLAPAIRGVMLACTLIAFHAVSAAEEYDVYLLAGQSNMDGRGLASKLTEEQQQPFEDAILFYRNVPHSSEGWQPLAPGFSMPPGYKGELPSPKFGPEIGFARSMLQANPDRKLALIKGSKGGSSLRVDWKPGVQGDPSSQGQRYRDFIETIRMATKELVQRGDSFAIRGMLWHQGESDSKSSTEVYQRRLEELIVRIREDVGVPELPVVVGEVFDNGKRDSVRAAIQAVAAGDSTVGLVSSEGTQTWDPGTHFDAPSQLLLGERYSAAMRELPIPEPGEMPAISEQSNLTKPNVLFITVDDLNDWVGCLGGNPDAQTPNLDRLAQQSVLFNNAHCQVALCYASRASFMTGMYASKTGIYNNSSKSANEAYRQAKHMPVWFGEHGYRTMCMGKIYHNDHGKKAYWDEIGPKTLRWGPEPPNGRQFAERFGKDAQDSLAWAALDIEEGGMPDEQIAAWGIEKLNEQHDQPFFLSLGFYKPHTPMTAPKRYFDQFDRDSLTLPEILENDLDDVPEIGRRWVLDRSKLIAEEAVRQYSPTYRRELVHAYHACVALVDDCIGQVLTHLDNSPHADNTIVVLCSDHGWHLGEKHHWRKWMPWEESTRSLLIVRTPNAAGNGSVSERTVGLIDIYPTLADLCNLSPPSDLQGLSFQHLLDNPKAAWDRPALTSTKAGNHTVRSQRWRYIRYIDGSEELYDHDNDPNEWHNLAGDPAMEAIKKQHAAWIDQLNQAD; encoded by the coding sequence GTGAAATCCAAACTGAAAGAATCCGAGATGACCCAAACTCTTGCACCCGCGATCCGTGGCGTCATGTTGGCTTGCACCCTGATCGCATTTCACGCCGTCAGTGCAGCGGAGGAATACGACGTCTATCTTCTCGCCGGCCAGTCCAACATGGATGGGCGGGGACTTGCGAGCAAGCTGACTGAAGAACAGCAACAGCCATTCGAAGACGCCATCCTTTTCTACCGCAATGTGCCTCACTCCAGCGAAGGTTGGCAACCGCTCGCTCCCGGTTTCAGCATGCCACCGGGGTACAAAGGCGAGCTTCCTTCACCAAAGTTTGGACCTGAAATCGGGTTCGCACGATCCATGCTGCAGGCCAACCCGGATCGCAAACTGGCGTTGATCAAAGGTTCCAAGGGCGGCAGCAGTTTGCGAGTTGATTGGAAACCCGGTGTGCAGGGGGATCCCAGCAGCCAGGGACAACGGTATCGCGATTTCATCGAAACCATCCGCATGGCGACCAAAGAACTGGTCCAACGAGGCGATTCGTTCGCCATTCGCGGAATGCTTTGGCACCAAGGCGAGTCGGACTCCAAGTCCAGCACCGAGGTCTATCAACGCCGGCTGGAAGAACTGATCGTTCGCATTCGAGAAGACGTAGGCGTTCCCGAACTGCCGGTCGTTGTCGGTGAGGTCTTTGACAACGGCAAACGTGACAGCGTCCGCGCCGCGATTCAAGCGGTCGCCGCCGGCGACTCCACCGTCGGGCTGGTTTCGTCCGAAGGCACCCAGACGTGGGATCCTGGCACTCACTTCGATGCCCCCAGTCAATTGCTACTGGGAGAACGTTACTCGGCCGCGATGCGTGAGCTTCCCATTCCAGAACCGGGCGAGATGCCCGCGATCTCGGAGCAAAGCAACCTGACCAAACCCAACGTGTTGTTCATCACCGTCGATGATTTGAACGACTGGGTCGGCTGCTTGGGTGGCAACCCGGATGCCCAGACACCGAACCTGGATCGGTTGGCACAACAAAGCGTCTTGTTCAACAACGCCCATTGCCAGGTGGCTCTGTGTTATGCGTCACGAGCCTCGTTCATGACCGGCATGTATGCCTCCAAAACTGGCATCTACAACAACTCATCCAAGTCAGCCAATGAAGCGTATCGCCAAGCGAAACACATGCCCGTTTGGTTTGGCGAGCATGGGTATCGAACGATGTGCATGGGCAAGATCTATCACAACGATCACGGCAAGAAGGCCTACTGGGATGAGATCGGCCCCAAGACTCTTCGCTGGGGACCGGAACCACCAAACGGTCGACAATTTGCCGAACGATTCGGCAAAGACGCCCAAGACTCCTTGGCCTGGGCCGCGCTGGACATTGAAGAAGGCGGCATGCCGGACGAGCAAATCGCGGCTTGGGGAATTGAGAAACTCAACGAACAACACGACCAACCGTTTTTTCTATCGCTGGGTTTCTACAAACCTCACACACCGATGACGGCCCCGAAGCGATACTTCGATCAGTTCGATCGAGACAGCCTGACCTTGCCGGAGATACTTGAAAACGACCTGGATGATGTCCCAGAAATCGGTCGTCGGTGGGTGCTCGATCGCAGCAAACTGATCGCGGAAGAAGCCGTCCGCCAGTACAGCCCAACCTACCGACGAGAGTTGGTTCACGCCTACCATGCCTGCGTTGCCTTGGTGGACGACTGCATCGGACAAGTGCTGACGCATCTGGACAACAGCCCTCACGCCGACAACACAATCGTGGTCCTGTGCTCCGATCACGGTTGGCATCTGGGAGAAAAACATCACTGGCGCAAATGGATGCCCTGGGAAGAATCCACCCGCAGTTTGTTGATCGTGCGAACTCCCAACGCGGCCGGCAACGGCAGCGTCAGTGAACGAACCGTGGGACTGATCGACATTTACCCGACCCTGGCTGACCTCTGCAACCTGTCCCCGCCAAGCGATCTGCAAGGCTTGAGTTTCCAGCACCTGCTAGATAATCCAAAAGCCGCCTGGGACCGCCCCGCACTCACCTCCACCAAAGCCGGCAACCACACGGTTCGCTCACAACGTTGGCGTTACATTCGCTACATCGATGGATCGGAAGAGCTTTACGATCACGACAACGATCCCAATGAATGGCACAACCTCGCGGGCGATCCAGCCATGGAAGCGATCAAAAAGCAGCACGCTGCATGGATCGACCAACTCAACCAGGCGGACTAA
- a CDS encoding sulfatase-like hydrolase/transferase: MKSPSLIRALVAFLLAVPLSTSLAFSDDSTSPNIILLMSDDQGWGDVGFNGNEVVQTPHLDAMAAAGVRFDRFYAAAPLCSPTRGSCLTGRYPFRFGILAAHTGGMRVGEITIAEMLKKREYATGMFGKWHIGWVKPDEVGTRGFYSPPSHHGFDEYFATTSAVPTWNPTVTPDDWDSWGNKPGEPWKGGFPYVHNGVEAKENLSGDDSRVIMDRVIPFIEANQSQPFLATVWFHAPHEPVVAGDEFQKLYPQAGSKRKNYYGCITAMDQQIGRLRTKLRELGIEKNTVVFFCSDNGPSDGLTKRKVASAGPFKGHKHTMYEGGLLVPACVEWPGTIPAGTSTDVRCSTVDFLPTVASIVGDSMATKANRPIDGIDLMPVIRGETKARDRSLFFGYRRLHQGIDGQAIISDDWKLLREAKKNGRVRLYDLAKDPFEKKDLSAEQPEQAERLRKELELLDASCQRSRDGADYRY; the protein is encoded by the coding sequence ATGAAATCCCCATCGCTCATCCGCGCCCTCGTTGCGTTTCTTCTCGCAGTTCCGCTGTCGACCTCGCTTGCGTTTTCCGATGACAGCACGTCGCCCAACATCATTTTGTTGATGAGCGACGATCAAGGCTGGGGCGATGTCGGCTTCAACGGCAACGAGGTTGTGCAGACGCCCCACCTCGATGCGATGGCCGCGGCGGGAGTTCGATTCGACCGTTTTTACGCTGCCGCCCCCCTTTGTTCACCGACACGCGGCAGCTGCCTCACCGGTCGCTACCCATTTCGCTTTGGCATTCTGGCGGCTCACACCGGCGGCATGCGAGTGGGCGAAATCACGATTGCTGAGATGCTCAAGAAAAGAGAGTACGCAACTGGCATGTTCGGCAAGTGGCACATCGGCTGGGTGAAGCCCGATGAAGTCGGCACAAGAGGTTTCTACTCCCCTCCCTCCCATCATGGTTTCGATGAGTACTTCGCCACCACGAGTGCGGTGCCGACGTGGAACCCAACCGTCACACCCGACGACTGGGACAGTTGGGGCAACAAGCCGGGTGAACCGTGGAAAGGTGGCTTTCCCTACGTTCACAACGGCGTCGAAGCCAAGGAGAATTTGTCGGGTGACGACAGTCGCGTCATCATGGATCGTGTGATCCCGTTCATTGAAGCCAACCAATCCCAACCCTTTCTAGCAACGGTCTGGTTCCACGCACCTCACGAACCGGTGGTCGCTGGCGACGAGTTTCAAAAGCTGTACCCCCAAGCCGGCAGCAAACGAAAGAACTACTACGGCTGCATCACAGCGATGGACCAGCAAATCGGACGCTTGCGAACCAAACTCCGTGAGCTTGGCATCGAGAAGAACACGGTGGTCTTCTTCTGCAGTGACAATGGCCCCTCCGATGGTTTGACGAAGAGGAAGGTCGCCTCAGCGGGACCCTTCAAAGGTCACAAGCACACCATGTACGAAGGCGGCCTGCTGGTTCCCGCCTGTGTCGAGTGGCCCGGGACGATTCCGGCGGGCACTTCCACCGACGTCCGATGCAGCACGGTGGATTTCCTACCGACGGTGGCGTCGATCGTCGGTGATTCGATGGCAACCAAAGCCAACCGCCCCATCGATGGCATCGACTTGATGCCGGTGATTCGCGGCGAAACCAAGGCTCGAGACCGGAGCCTGTTCTTTGGCTATCGCAGATTGCACCAAGGCATCGATGGCCAAGCGATCATCTCAGACGACTGGAAACTGCTTCGAGAAGCGAAGAAAAACGGTCGCGTGCGTTTGTACGATCTCGCCAAAGACCCGTTTGAGAAAAAGGATTTGTCCGCCGAACAGCCAGAACAAGCCGAACGACTTCGCAAAGAGCTTGAGCTCCTGGATGCGAGCTGCCAGCGGAGTCGCGATGGGGCGGACTATCGATACTGA
- a CDS encoding sialate O-acetylesterase, whose translation MFRVLSAVLPCWLILASTAVVAEVETSQRTALRLSGMFGDRMVFQQETNAPVWGTVDPNAIVAVTPSWSDQTVQCQADSDGKWQVRIKTPKAGGPFQVHVSSGETTIQLTDVLVGEVWICSGQSNMQWKMRGFGVDHFKEDVVQAKYPQIRFCDVPQILALEGQDDVRAKWTTCSPQTVLNFSAVGYFFGSRLHQELDVPIGLISSNWGGSSAEAWVSPEVLKEDFPEFNQPFAIHAKLADEVGITFPRGQKAPRGLNQLNPSVLYNSMVQPLIPFSFRGVIWYQGESNVKQPEQYRTLFPALIRDWRSRWGTGDFPFYFVQIAPFAYKQEPISAAFLREAQTMALSEPNTGMVVTMDIGDPTNIHPKNKKPVGERLAGLALSRDYGRQDIVDSGPLFQSHEVEGASIRLHFQHVGGGLTTSDGKSLSHFIIAGADQTFVAADAKIDGDTIVGHSDAVTEPVAVRYAWGSGDTPNLSNQDGLPASSFRTDDWPIVPEKP comes from the coding sequence ATGTTTCGTGTGCTGTCCGCTGTTTTGCCGTGCTGGCTGATCCTCGCTTCCACAGCGGTGGTCGCCGAAGTGGAAACCTCCCAGCGAACGGCTTTGCGGCTGTCCGGCATGTTTGGTGACCGCATGGTGTTTCAGCAAGAAACCAACGCACCGGTTTGGGGAACGGTTGATCCGAACGCGATTGTTGCGGTGACCCCATCGTGGTCCGATCAAACCGTTCAATGCCAAGCAGACTCCGATGGGAAATGGCAGGTCAGGATCAAGACTCCCAAGGCGGGAGGGCCATTCCAGGTTCACGTGAGCAGTGGCGAGACGACGATCCAGTTGACCGATGTTTTGGTGGGGGAGGTTTGGATCTGTTCCGGTCAGTCGAACATGCAGTGGAAGATGCGTGGCTTCGGTGTGGATCATTTCAAAGAGGACGTGGTCCAAGCCAAGTACCCGCAAATTCGCTTTTGCGATGTGCCTCAGATCTTGGCACTGGAAGGACAAGACGACGTCCGAGCGAAGTGGACCACCTGCAGCCCACAAACCGTTCTCAACTTCAGTGCGGTAGGTTACTTCTTTGGCTCGCGACTGCACCAGGAATTGGACGTGCCGATCGGGTTGATCTCGAGCAACTGGGGTGGTTCCTCCGCTGAGGCTTGGGTGAGCCCCGAAGTTTTGAAAGAAGACTTCCCTGAGTTCAACCAACCGTTCGCGATCCATGCGAAATTGGCGGATGAGGTTGGCATCACATTCCCACGCGGTCAAAAGGCTCCGCGAGGGTTGAATCAACTGAACCCAAGCGTGCTGTACAACAGCATGGTCCAGCCGCTGATCCCATTTTCTTTTCGCGGTGTGATCTGGTACCAGGGCGAATCCAACGTCAAGCAACCCGAGCAATACCGAACTCTGTTCCCAGCCCTGATTCGCGACTGGCGAAGTCGTTGGGGGACTGGCGATTTTCCGTTTTACTTTGTGCAAATCGCTCCCTTTGCGTACAAGCAGGAACCGATCAGTGCGGCCTTTCTACGGGAGGCACAAACGATGGCGTTGTCGGAACCCAACACGGGGATGGTGGTCACGATGGACATTGGTGATCCAACCAATATCCACCCAAAGAACAAGAAACCTGTGGGCGAACGATTGGCTGGGCTGGCTCTTTCCCGTGACTACGGTCGTCAAGACATCGTGGATTCAGGACCGCTCTTTCAAAGTCACGAGGTCGAAGGGGCATCCATTCGTCTGCACTTCCAGCATGTTGGCGGTGGGCTGACCACATCCGATGGCAAGTCACTGAGTCATTTTATCATTGCTGGAGCCGATCAAACGTTCGTCGCCGCCGACGCTAAGATCGACGGGGACACGATCGTCGGGCACAGCGACGCGGTCACTGAACCCGTTGCCGTGCGATACGCCTGGGGCAGTGGCGACACGCCCAATTTGTCTAACCAAGATGGCCTGCCTGCATCCTCGTTTCGAACCGATGATTGGCCAATCGTTCCAGAAAAACCGTGA